Proteins found in one Sphaeramia orbicularis chromosome 8, fSphaOr1.1, whole genome shotgun sequence genomic segment:
- the ppap2d gene encoding phosphatidic acid phosphatase type 2D isoform X2, which translates to MFHLMPFSASIPFFACELKAVTPYRRGFFCGDSSITYPYVEREAIPDSLLIAGGIAITGIAIALGECYRVRFRGVHSRAFVRNRYVSCLYKELGSFLFGCCVGQSLTNMAKLSVGRLRPNFLSVCNITYASINCTPGSYIAHPTCKQPNEKLVEEARKSFFSGHASFAMYTMLYLAFYLQARFSWRGARLLRPLLQFLLVMIAIYTGLSRISDYRHHPTDVLTGFIQGGLTAYWVAFYISSMFKPCARPDLSPTCISLESPLSSQQTVC; encoded by the exons ATGTTTCATCTCATGCCATTCTCCG CCTCCATCCCATTTTTTGCGTGTGAACTGAAGGCAGTGACTCCGTACAGGCGAGGCTTCTTCTGCGGAGACTCCAGTATCACCTACCCTTATGTGGAGAGAGAGGCCATTCCCGACAGCCTGCTTATCGCTGGTGGCATAGCCATCACCGGCATAGCG ATTGCACTGGGTGAATGTTACAGGGTGCGTTTCCGAGGCGTGCATTCCCGGGCTTTTGTTCGAAACCGCTATGTGTCATGCCTGTACAAGGAGCTGGGAAGCTTCCTGTTCGGCTGCTGCGTAGGGCAGTCTCTCACCAATATGGCCAAGCTCAGCGTGGGACGCCTCCGACCCAACTTCCTGTCTGTGTGTAACATCACCTACGCTTCCATCAATTGCACTCCGGGCAGCTACATAGCCCACCCCACCTGCAAGCAGCCTAATGAGAAACTGGTGGAGGAAGCAAG GAAGTCCTTTTTCTCCGGTCATGCTTCCTTTGCCATGTACACCATGCTCTATCTGGCG TTCTATTTACAAGCACGGTTTTCGTGGCGAGGAGCTCGACTTTTACGGCCGCTACTACAGTTCCTGTTAGTGATGATCGCCATCTACACGGGCCTGAGCCGCATCTCCGACTACCGCCACCACCCCACCGACGTCCTCACCGGCTTCATCCAAGGAGGGCTCACCGCGTACTGGGTG GCCTTCTACATCTCCTCCATGTTTAAGCCTTGCGCCCGTCCAGACCTGTCTCCCACTTGCATTTCTTTGGAGAGTCCGCTGTCCAGCCAGCAAACGGTCTGTTAG